Part of the Roseofilum casamattae BLCC-M143 genome, GCGATCGAAAATTTCCGGAACTTTAAAAGGTAGCGTGCAAGCCGGAAGCATTATTCTTTCTACATTAGGACGGCTATATTTACGGCGCTTCGATCTGCAAAATCTCCTCTTAATTTTCAGCAGCCTACTCCTCATTTTAGGCGCGATCGCCACCTTTCCCTACGGCGATTTTCAACAACCGGGAATCGTTCCCCAATTTTGGTTTGGCATCGCCATAATGAGCGTCGGGTTTCTCTTATCCTGGCAGCTTAAATCCGTGAGTGCCATGGTCTTTTGGTTCGTTGCGATCGCAAGTCGCGCTCTTCTCTTTCCCATGGCTCCCGGCGACGATATCTGGCGTTATTTATGGGAAGGATATATTCAAAACTTGGGATTTAGTCCCTATGCTTTTGCGCCAGATGCGATCGAACTCATTCCCTATCGCACCGAATGGTGGCCGTTGATGAATCATCTCCATCTCCCTGCCATTTATCCCCCATTAACGCAACTGGGATTTCGTATAATTGCTGCTATTTCCGTACGAGTTGAACTCTTCAAACTCGCTTTTATTCTTCCCGACTTAATTATCTGCTATCTCCTCGCCCGTCGCTTCGGTTATCTCAAAACCGTCATTTATGCTTGGAATCCCTTAATTATCTATTCCTTCGCCGGTGGCGCGCACTATGATAGTTGGTTTATCTTACCTTTAGTCCTCGGCTGGCTAACTTGGGATAAAGATAAAACCAATTATCTCAGCGCTTTCTTTGTGGGAATGAGTGTTGCGGTTAAACTGATTTCTCTGCCTATTCTGGGCTTTTTAGTTTGGGAGAAACTGCGATCGCGATCGGCTCTATCAATTCGTTTACAAACCGCATTAAAACTCCTACTCATTGGTCTCGCTCCCCTCGCCTTGAGCTACCTATTTTTCATCAGTCAAGGGAACGTATTCAATAGCGACCACTCCTTTTATGTCTACGGTCGCAGTGCCGGATTCATGAGTACCCTACTCCCGGAACTTTGGTCTGGATTTGAACGAGGAAACACTATCTATCCCCTACTATTAGCACTGAACTTACTCGTGCTTATTCCTTCCGCGCGCACTTTCTTCCAATTTAGCCAACCTTATTTCTTTCTCCTCTTAATATTCTCGCCTATTATTCATGCCTGGTACTTTACCTGGGCTGTTCCCTTCGCCGTTGCTCGTCCCAACTTAGGAATGCAATGGGTGAGTTTATCTTCTTTCATCTATTTTGCGCTGAAACATCGCCAAGCTTATGGAGAAACGAGCTGGGTACTCACAGAATCAGAATGGTTATGGTTGTGGTTGCCGTTTATAATAGGCTGGATGTGGAGCAATCGTAGAGCATTTTCCTCCTCCAGATCGTAGTTCTGGGGAGCACATTATTGGCAAATGTATCCCTCCAAGGAATGTACCAGCTCCCGCATCCGATTGATGATATCGTTATTCCGATCGAGCGTTATTTGCGATCGCTCATTGGAGGATAGCAGAAAAGGTTGCATCTTAAAATGTGGGTTGCAAAATCATCAGTTGGTCGCCGTATATGCTTTTTTGTACTGCCAATACGGGGGGAAATTCTCCCTGAGTTTCTTGGTTAGGATCGGTTAGAATCAGATAAATCCAACCATCTCGCTCCAGCAGCAAGCGCCAGACTCTCGGGTTTTGTGGATCTTCCGGATAAGTATCTTCTAAACCGAGCAACGAGTCAAAGGGTTTGAGGTCGCCAAAGACTCGAAATCCGGGAGAAATTGGCAGATCGTCAAGGGGTTTATCTAAAAGTCTACCGAGAGGAATACGTTCTGCTGGCGAAATTAAGGTGACAACCGGTAACGTAGAATTCGGACCGATATCTCGTCGCGCATCGGCAATTCCTTGACCGCGAGCTAAGTGAAATAAAATTAACAATACCCAAGCGACAATTACAACTTCATCGACTAGGGAACCGAGAAATTTAATCGAGTCGAAATCGAGGGGATCGAATTGGATGAGTGGCTTGCATTTGTTTCTCCAGAAATTGGGGGAATTATTCCGCGCAACCCAATGTTTGAAAGCGTTATATTGGGAGGAACAGCGATGGCGGAACACCCGAACTGCTAAAAGACTAAAGTAAATGCAGGGGATAATGACCGCGATCGCGATAAGAGTTCTGGCGATCGCGCGAATGTCTCCAAATAAGACTTGAATGGGAACAATAAAAAAGGATTGTACCGGTAAATCTAGGGTGGTGAGTTCCAGGTTAAAGTGAAAGAAATAAACCGCGCGATAAATCCAACCGGTGAAAAATAGAGAGGCTCCGAGCAATCCGACTAAACTAGCAAAACGGCGTAAAATCGTTGGTTCGGAATTGGGTTGGGGAGGTTGAGAGTTGGGAGAGACCACCGTTTTTTCTCAAGATGCGATCGACTGTTTTTCATGCATTTTAAAATGCTATACTAAAATTATAACTGAATTCGATACTATAGTCTGATGAAACGAGTCATTAGAATAGCGGCAATCCTGGGATTCGCGATCGCCGTTGTCAGAATGTTTCCTCTCTCTGTATCTGCTCTGAGCAGAGGAGAATTACCGGTGCTGGCGCAAGCACAGCTCAGTGCGGATCGGATGAATATTGCGTTACGGAAAACGGCGAAAATTTTTCTGGTTGATGGCAGTCAGAAATCGGGTATTATCGATCGCATCGATCGGCAAAGTTTTACTCTCACGCGGAATAGTTACCAGGAAATTATTCTCTGGGATAAAGTAGCGGCGATCGAATTTAACGGAAAGGCAATTCTCCGTGGGAAAGTGGGTGACATTAGTATTCGAGGAGACGGCGGGCCAAAGATGAGATTGCGGAATGTTCCTCTGCAAGCGTTGCAAGATTCTCCAGAAGGGAATTTGGCAATCAATTTAAGAGTGATTCCGGAGATTACCGATGACGATATTGTGGAAGTTCATAAAGCAATGAATAACTTTCAGTATGTTGTGGATAAGATTGAATACGATCGCGATCGCGATCGGCTAGCGGTTGAGTTGACTGGATATGAGAAACTGGAAGAGTAAAGCGATTGATGATAATGGGAATATTTAATTGAGGAGTTTATGAGTACTTTAAATCTGCAAAATTTATACGAACAAGATTTTGCGCTTTGGGTGGAATCCACAGTAGCACGGTTGAAAGATGGAAACTTAGAAGTCATAGATTTAGAGCATTTGATTGATGAAGTCGAGTCTTTGGCAAAACGAGAC contains:
- a CDS encoding glycosyltransferase family 2 protein, with product MAVIPVLNEETTLTPIINTLQSYGIARIRVVDNGSTDRSVAVAKAAGAEVVLEPVPGYGRACWRGLQELPEGIEWILFCDGDGSDDLSCLPQFFRHHREYDFILGNRRATASGRSAMTFVQNFGNGLATLLMRLGWGYSYRDLGPLRSIRRSHLEAMDMEDRGFGWTVEMQVKAIESQLRICELPVGYRRRQGGRSKISGTLKGSVQAGSIILSTLGRLYLRRFDLQNLLLIFSSLLLILGAIATFPYGDFQQPGIVPQFWFGIAIMSVGFLLSWQLKSVSAMVFWFVAIASRALLFPMAPGDDIWRYLWEGYIQNLGFSPYAFAPDAIELIPYRTEWWPLMNHLHLPAIYPPLTQLGFRIIAAISVRVELFKLAFILPDLIICYLLARRFGYLKTVIYAWNPLIIYSFAGGAHYDSWFILPLVLGWLTWDKDKTNYLSAFFVGMSVAVKLISLPILGFLVWEKLRSRSALSIRLQTALKLLLIGLAPLALSYLFFISQGNVFNSDHSFYVYGRSAGFMSTLLPELWSGFERGNTIYPLLLALNLLVLIPSARTFFQFSQPYFFLLLIFSPIIHAWYFTWAVPFAVARPNLGMQWVSLSSFIYFALKHRQAYGETSWVLTESEWLWLWLPFIIGWMWSNRRAFSSSRS